The following are encoded together in the Methanocaldococcus sp. genome:
- a CDS encoding sulfurtransferase TusA family protein — protein sequence MKKLDVTGDICPIPVLKTKRALEELKEGEELEVVGDYKPALENIKRFAENNGYKVVSYEETENGFRIVIRK from the coding sequence ATGAAAAAACTTGATGTTACTGGAGACATTTGCCCAATTCCTGTTTTAAAGACAAAAAGAGCATTGGAAGAACTAAAAGAAGGAGAGGAATTAGAAGTTGTAGGGGATTATAAACCAGCATTGGAAAACATTAAAAGATTTGCTGAAAATAATGGCTATAAAGTAGTTAGTTATGAAGAAACTGAAAATGGATTTAGAATAGTTATAAGAAAATAA
- a CDS encoding DsrE/DsrF/TusD sulfur relay family protein, with product MKFTVIITEAPYGKERAYSALRFALTSLLEGIEVNIFLLENGVYVAKKEQNPSEVPNYLELLKNAIELGAVVKACGPCSKARGLKEEDLIEGVKLGTMHDLVAFVKESDRVVTF from the coding sequence ATGAAATTTACGGTAATTATTACAGAGGCTCCTTATGGAAAAGAAAGAGCATATTCCGCTTTAAGATTTGCTTTAACATCTTTGTTGGAGGGTATAGAGGTAAATATTTTCTTACTTGAAAATGGTGTATATGTTGCTAAAAAAGAGCAAAATCCTTCAGAAGTTCCTAATTACTTAGAATTATTAAAAAATGCTATTGAACTTGGTGCAGTAGTTAAAGCATGTGGTCCTTGTTCCAAAGCGAGAGGATTAAAAGAAGAGGACTTAATTGAAGGTGTAAAATTAGGAACTATGCATGATTTAGTAGCATTTGTTAAAGAAAGTGATAGAGTAGTAACATTCTAA